A single region of the Vicia villosa cultivar HV-30 ecotype Madison, WI linkage group LG4, Vvil1.0, whole genome shotgun sequence genome encodes:
- the LOC131595066 gene encoding uncharacterized protein LOC131595066 isoform X1 produces MCKTVKESRDTFKSKKSYIIPFGRIFTNLLVHSKIVESLESEGTIKDLAVCSGSCLNALTLRKMNVISSIKNVPKPLSGVEDKRDPILAEFESLFRNEIPQVRTRYLNSLNEEDVQTVPEKGKRKRAPSSKAADLEEVPEPAQKAVVNKERRTKRKLDRSSGSQDKEVLTEVVPVATDSSATLEAIVESEAASEKTAEKEEDVAVEKKKKKKASKVVVVQKVAEKKKRRRMIVTDSEEEEGASEAVEKEEDSRMVARRKEIASGKAKVVEEKKSKKQKRREAELAALQNVSKGIVFSELVSAPAYQSEVAPISVAPPSEVLNQPETVPTESPILVHALIPPSPSQINTVSDQVIEPTVLDIQPLQTVIPLTTSSPSSLSPPSENNEPIPSTSLNNFSETVENFLFPLNRDPQPYSILKPDFGLHKIKPRRPYSIDVRFTIVKQLVDRGVEVLRAAHHGGIDDEAMRKIWRSFRFMSDVAFKALQESCEYLAPRPKRFLRDAEDFWFTSCSGRFCFEEKKFIDELELARLLAELEANPYRTLVVWRPKFMVLTGDFQGLFNWFRMNPSESAPDMDFLVVVYPAAVAGPPSPTNLATILQALEDGNSEFPEPEYAEAISESDSDVEMEDAEEIVCSHSEDHPAENVVVHSDDLPEETTMEAAVENAMPVNRSLEVSSSGEPSYLVRTLEAMQKNQNDLASRLDRQDETNAEFRAFMARQTESNNGIHETLAKILSKLGS; encoded by the coding sequence ATGTGTAAGACTGTAAAAGAATCTAGGGATACCTTCAAATCGAAAAAGAGCTACatcattccgtttggaagaatcttTACAAATCTTCTGGTCCACTCCAAAATTGTGGAAAGTCTGGAATCAGAAGGAACCATTAAAGATCTTGCAGTTTGCTCAGGAAGCTGCTTGAATGCTcttaccttgagaaagatgaatgtaATCAGTTCTATAAAGAACGTTCCTAAGCCTCTTTCTGGAGTTGAAGACAAAAGGGATcctattcttgctgaatttgaatcCCTCTTCAGAAATGAGATTCCACAAGTTAGGACAAGGTATCTCAACTCTCTCAATGAAGAAGATGTCCAAACTgtccctgaaaaaggcaaaaggaaaagagCTCCTTCTTCAAAAGCTGCTGACTTAGAAGAAGTCCCTGAACCTGCTCAGAAAGCTGTTgtcaacaaagaaagaaggacTAAAAGGAAGCTTGACCGTTCCTCTGGTAGTCAGGATAAAGAAGTTCTTACAGAAGTTGTTCCTGTAGCTACTGACAGTTCTGCTACACTTGAAGCTATAGTTGAATCAGAAGCAGCGTCTGAGAAAACAgcagaaaaggaagaagatgttgctgttgagaaaaagaaaaagaaaaaggcatctaaagttgttgttgttcaaaaagttgctgagaagaagaagagaagaagaatgaTTGTGACTGATAGTGAGGAGGAAGAAGGTGCCTCAGAAGCTGTAGAAAAGGAAGAAGACAGTCGAATGGTTGCCAGAAGAAAAGAAATTGCTTCTGGAAAAGCAAAGGTAGTGGAAGAGAAGAAATCCAAGAAGCAGAAGCGCCGTGAAGCTGAACTTGCTGCTCTTCAGAATGTTTCTAAAGGTATTGTCTTCTCTGAACTTGTTTCTGCACCTGCTTATcaatcagaagttgcaccaatatctGTTGCCCCTCCTTCTGAAGTTCTAAACCAACCAGAAACAGTCCCAACAGAATCACCCATTCTTGTCCATGCTCTCATTCCTCCCTCTCCTTCTCAAATAAACACTGTATCTGACCAAGTCATTGAACCCACTGTTCTTGACATACAACCCCTCCAAACTGTCATTCCTCTCACAACATCTTCACCCTCGTCTCTATCTCCTCCTTCTGAAAATAATGAACCCATTCCCTCCACCTCACTAAATAATTTTTCAGAAACCGTAGAAAATTTCCTTTTTCCACTTAACCGTGATCCGCAGCCCTACTCCATACTAAAACCAGATTTTGGTCTACACAAAATCAAACCTCGTCGTCCCTACAGTATTGATGTACGCTTTACAATTGTAAAGCAGCTTGTAGACAGAGGTGTGGAAGTCCTTCGTGCAGCTCATCACGGTGGAATAGATGATGAAGCAATGCGAAAGATCTGGCGGTCCTTTAGATTCATGTCTGATGTTGCCTTTAAAGCCCTTCAGGAGTCTTGTGAATATCTTGCTCCAAGACCTAAAAGGTTTCTAAGGGATGCTGAAGATTTTTGGTTTACTAGTTGTAGTGGCCGATTCTGCTTTGAAGAGAAAAAATTCATTGATGAGCTTGAATTAGCAAGGCTCCTTGCAGAACTGGAAGCGAATCCCTACAGAACTCTTGTGGTCTGGCGACCAAAGTTCATGGTTCTGACTGGTGACTTTCaggggctgttcaactggttcagaatgaacccttctgaaagtgctcctgatATGGACTTTCTAGTAGTGGTCTATCCTGCAGCTGTTGCTGGTcctccttctccaacaaatcttgcaaccattcttcaagccctggaagatggaaattctgagttcccagaaccagaatatgctgaagctatttctgagtctgactcagatgtagagatggaagatgctgaagagattgtctgttctcattcagaagatcatcctgctgagaatgtGGTGGTACATTCTGATGATCTCCCTGAAGAGACTACCATGGAAGCAGCAGTGGAGAATGCTATGCCAGTCAACAGAAGTCTGGaagtttcttcttctggtgaaccctcctatctggtgcggactttggaggccatgcagaagaatcaaaatgacctggcttctcgtctggataggcaagatgagaccaatgcagagttcagagccttcatggcaaggcagactgagagcaacaatgggatccatgagacactagccaagattttgtcaaagctagggtcttag